The Ciconia boyciana chromosome 17, ASM3463844v1, whole genome shotgun sequence genome contains a region encoding:
- the MYO18A gene encoding unconventional myosin-XVIIIa isoform X16 produces MAFSSRFAFWEQKVKDEDKSLAVKRPGKEDGAKLQPGEKRSTPAKTAPTPPPQAAPGPASQLSPSEEAQRRLERIFTASLDPAASASAPSQVPYPRPQEPSASAGDPPPSSVCRWAGVCARASCWSGQADDAPAAPFGPVPAAVQAKTEEQIAAEEAWYETEKVWLVHRDGFSLGSQLRLEEGSPLPEGKVKVKLDHDGAVLEVEEDDVEKANPPSCDRVEDLASLLYLNESSVLHTLRQRYGGNLLHTYAGPTMVIINPLSSPSMYSEKVMHMFKGCRREDTSPHIYAVAQAAYRSMLMSRQDQAVVLLGASGSGKTTNCQHLVQYLATIAGSTGKVFSAEKWQALYTILEAFGNSSTGMNSNATRFSQIISLDFDQAGQVASASVQTLLLEKLRVAKRPANEATFNVFYYLLACSDSALRTELHFNHLAENNVFGIVPLSKPEEKQKATQQFNKLQAAMKVMGISGDEQKAFWLVLGAIYHLGAAGATKDADEAGRKQFARHEWAQKAAYLLGCSLEELSSSIFKHQPKGTLQRSTSFRQGPDEPPLGDGGTGPKLTALECLEGMAAGLYSELFTLLISLLNRALKSSQHSVCSVTVVDTPGAQNPELAGQSRGATFEELCHNYAQERLQLLFHQRTFARELERYKEENIELALADAEPGSSGSVAAVDQPSHQALVRSLARTDEARGLLWLLEEEALQPGGNEDTLLERLFSYYGPQEGSKKGHNPLLPSDKPRHFLLGHSSGTNWVEYDATGWLNHVKHNPASQNASVLLQESQKKVISSLFAGRGGSALVLSGSVAGLEGGSQLALRRATSMRKTFTTGVAAVKKKSLCIQIKLQVDALIDSIKKSKLHFVHCFLPKAAGGGGDPRALPCRRVSGSELELPAEHCEAGLMQLDVPLLRAQLRGSRLLDALRMYRQGYPDHMVFAEFRRRFDVLAPHLTKKHGRNYIVMDEKRAVEELLESLDLEKSSYHMGLSRVFFRAGSLARLEEQRDAQTSRNITLFQAACRGFLARQQFKKRKIQDLAIRCVQKNIKKNKGVKGWPWWKLFTTVRPLIEVQLTEDQIRGKDEEIQQLKSKLEKVEKERNELRLNSDRLESRITELTSELTDERNTGESASQLLDAETAERLRAEKEMKDLQAKYDALKKQMESMEMEVMEARLIRAAELNGELDDDDSGGEWRLKYERAVREIDFTKKRLQQELEDKLEVEQQGKRQLERRLTDLQADSEESQRALQQLKKKCQRLAAELQDTKLHLEGQQGRNHDLEKKQRRFDSELSQAHEEAQRERLQREKLSREKDVLVAEVFGLKQLLEDKDSDITGLTQKAEALEAELQDISSQESKDEASLAKVKKQLRDLEAKVKDQEEELDEQAGTIQMLEQAKLRLEMEMERLRQTHAKEVESRDEEVEEIRQSCQKKLKQMEVQLEEEYEDKQKVLREKRELESKLSAVSEQANQRDFETEKRLRRDLKRTKALLADAQIMLDHLKNNAPSKREITQLKNQLEESEFTCAAAVKARKSMEVEIEDLHLQIDDLAKAKAALEEQLSRLQREKNEVQSRLEEDQEDMNELMKKHKAAVAQASRDLAQMNDLQAQLEEVSKEKQELQEKLQGLQSQLEFLEQSMVDKSLVSRQEAKIRELETRLEFERTQVKRLESLATRLKENMEKLTEERDQRAAAENREKEQNKRLQRQLRDVKEEMGELAKKEAEASRKKHELEMDLESLEAANQSLQSDLKLAFKRIGDLQAAIEDEMESDSNEDLINSLQDMVAKYQKRKSKLDGDSDVDSELEERVDGVKSWLSKNKGSSKALSDDGSLKGSRSALPDGPEGEERPVSVLSCLSYRKRPGLKDSIGGCGDEQTLFSALGERPPSPERAARRAARGGEPEDRAAVIARAFADASGRARQGLGKRWSLSAADGEKASVASAPVSRASSASWRGLEDGDEGDEGCSVLSFALSSPGSLRSRRGGPEGRPESRLSLARSRLEEAEEGSRGQPPLGRSFSVPPRPRSATSEDGGPGDARPVGHRSYLDPDLEAAIQEVLSYRPPRAGGCSSPEADSGDDGRSVRSVWSVRSAAPLGAADRPPGSLRRSASALDFSRRACRRRSSSGSSEEEEERKKKSAKKHAKKAKKKAKKKKKKKQQSSSDSASSSDSSSDSSSGSTSSYRSTSSVKKGPQVAGSEEPGHPGRGKKEEKQRKKQVDSLMMKYLYRPESD; encoded by the exons ATGGCGTTTTCATCCCGGTTTGCATTctgggagcagaagg TCAAGGATGAGGACAAATCCTTAGCTGTGAAAAGACCCGGGAAGGAGGATGGGGCT AAGCTGCAGCCCGGCGAGAAGCGGTCGACCCCTGCGAAAACTGCCCCGACACCCCCTCCGCAG gctgcccccggccccgcgtcCCAGCTGAGCCCGTCGGAGGAGGCGCAGCGCCGGCTGGAGAGGATCTTCACCGCTTCT CTGgaccccgccgcctccgcctcgGCACCCAGCCAGGTACCGTACCCCCGTCCTCAGGAGCCCTCTGCCTCTGCCGGCGACCCCCCGCCGTCCTCTGTCTGCCGCTGGGCTGGCGTCTGTGCCCGCGCCTCGTGCTGGAGC GGTCAAGCGGACGATGCCCCGGCAGCCCCCTTTGGCCCCGTCCCTGCTGCAGTTCAG GCCAAGACGGAGGAACAGATAGCGGCCGAGGAGGCCTGGTACGAGACCGAGAAGGTGTGGCTGGTGCACAGGGACGGCTTCTCCTTGG GCAGCCAGCTGCGGCTGGAGGagggcagccccctgcccgaGGGCAAGGTGAAGGTGAAGCTGGACCATGACGGAGCTGTcctggaggtggaggaggacgACGTGGAGAAG GCGAACCCCCCCTCCTGTGACCGCGTGGAGGACCTCGCCAGCCTCCTCTACCTCAATGAGTCCAGCGTGCTGCACACGCTGCGGCAGCGCTACGGCGGCAACCTCCTGCACACCTATGCCGGCCCCACCATGGTCATCATCAACCCGCTGAGCTCCCCCTCCATGTACTCTGAGAAG gtCATGCACATGTTCAAAGGCTGCCGCAGGGAGGACACGTCCCCGCACATCTACGCGGTGGCCCAGGCCGCCTACCGCAGCATGCTGATGAGCCGCCAGGACCAGGCGGTCGTGCTGCTGGGCGCCAGTGGCAGCGGCAAAACCACCAACTGCCAGCACCTTGTCCAGTACCTCGCCACCATCGCCGGCAGCACCGGCAAGGTCTTCTCCG CGGAGAAGTGGCAGGCTCTCTACACCATCCTGGAGGCTTTTGGCAATAGCAGCACCGGCATGAACAGCAACGCCACCCGCTTCTCCCAGATCATCTCTCTGGACTTCGACCAGGCTGGGCAGGTGGCATCAGCCTCTGTACAG acgctgctgctggagaagctgcGCGTCGCCAAGCGCCCAGCCAACGAGGCCACCTTCAACGTCTTCTACTACCTGCTGGCCTGCTCCGACAGCGCCCTGCG GACTGAGCTTCACTTCAACCACCTGGCAGAGAACAACGTCTTTGGCATCGTGCCCCTCTCCAAG ccagaggaaaagcagaaggcGACCCAGCAGTTCAACAAGCTCCAGGCTGCCATGAAGGTGATGGGCATCTCCGGCGATGAGCAGAAAGCCTTCTGGCTCGTCCTGGGGGCCATTTATCATCTGGGGGCCGCTGGGGCCACGAAAG ACGCCGACGAAG CCGGGAGGAAGCAGTTTGCACGGCACGAGTGGGCTCAGAAAGCTGCCtacctgctgggctgcagcctggaggagctctcctcctccatcttcAAGCACCAGCCCAAGGGCACCCTGCAGCGATCCACCTCCTTCCGGCAGGGCCCCGACGAGCCGCCCCTGGGTGACGGCGGCACAG GTCCCAAGCTGACAGCGCTGGAGTGCCTGGAGGGCATGGCGGCCGGCTTGTACTCCGAGCTCTTCACCCTCCTCATCTCCCTCCTCAACAG GGCGCTGAAGTCGAGCCAGCACTCGGTGTGCTCGGTGACGGTGGTGGACACCCCCGGGGCGCAAAACCCGGAGCTGGCGGGGCAGAGCCGAGGGGCCACCTTCGAGGAGCTCTGCCACAACTACGCCCAGGAGCgcctgcagctcctcttccaCCAGCGCACCTTCGCCCGCGAGCTGGAGCGCTACAAGGAG GAGAACATAGAGCTTGCCCTGGCTGATGCTGAGCCCGGCTCCTCTGGCTCTGTAGCCGCTGTAGACCAGCCCTCGCACCAGGCACTG GTCCGGTCGCTGGCCCGCACAGACGAGGCGCgggggctgctgtggctgctggaggaggaggcacTGCAGCCGGGCGGCAACGAGGACACGTTGCTGGAGCGGCTCTTCTCCTACTACGGCCCTCAGGAAGGCAGCAAGAAAG GGCACAACCCGCTGCTCCCCAGTGACAAGCCCCGACACTTCCTCCTGGGTCACAGCTCGGGGACCAACTGGGTGGAGTACGATGCCACGGGCTGGCTCAACCACGTCAAGCACAACCCGGCCTCCCAAAATGCCTCCGTCCTGCTGCAGGAGTCACAGAA GAAGGTCATCAGCAGTCTGTTTGCTGGCCGTGGCGGGTCGGCGCTGGTGCTGTCGGGCTCGGTggcggggctggaggggggctCCCAGCTGGCCCTGCGCCGGGCCACCAGCATGCGCAAGACCTTCACCACCGGCGTGGCTGCTGTCAAGAAGAAGTCCCTCTGCATCCAGATCAAGCTGCAAGTG GACGCCCTCATCGACAGCATCAAGAAGTCCAAGCTCCACTTCGTGCACTGCTTCCTGCCCaaggcggcggggggcggcggggacccccgggctCTGCCGTGCCGGCGGGTGAGCGGCAGCGAGCTGGAGCTGCCGGCGGAGCACTGCGAGGCTGGGCTCATGCAGCTGGACGTGCCCCTCCTGCGCGCCCAGCTCCGCGGCTCCCGCCTGCTCGATGCCCTCCGCATGTACCGCCAAG GGTACCCCGACCACATGGTGTTTGCGGAGTTCAGGCGACGCTTTGACGTCCTGGCCCCGCACCTGACCAAGAAGCACGGGCGCAACTACATCGTGATGGACGAGAAGCGG GCGGTGGAGGAGCTCCTGGAGTCGCTGGacctggagaagagcagctaCCACATGGGCTTGAGCCGG GTGTTTTTCCGGGCCGGGTCGCTGGCCAGACTGGAGGAGCAGCGGGACGCACAGACCAGCAGGAACATCACCCTCTTCCAGGCGGCGTGCAGGGGTTTCCTGGCACGGCAGCAGTTCAAGAAGAGGAAG ATCCAGGATTTGGCCATCCGGTGCGTGCAGAAGAACATCAAGAAGAACAAGGGGGTGAAGGGCTGGCCCTGGTGGAAGCTCTTCACCACTGTGCGGCCCCTCATCGAGGTGCAGCTCACTGAGGACCAGATCCGCGGCAAAGAC GAAGAGATCCAGCAGCTGAAGAGCAAACTCGAGAAGGTGGAGAAGGAGCGTAACGAGCTCCGGCTCAACAGCGACCGCCTGGAGAGCAGG aTCACAGAGCTGACATCGGAGCTGACGGACGAGCGAAACACCGGTGAGTCGGCTTCCCAGCTGCTGGACGCCGAGACGGCCGAGAGGCTGCGGGCCGAGAAGGAGATGAAGGACCTGCAG GCCAAGTATGATGCTCTGAAGAAGCAGATGGAGTCGATGGAGATGGAGGTGATGGAGGCTCGGCTCATTCGGGCGGCCGAGCTCAATGGAGAGCTTGACGATGATGATTCAG GCGGCGAATGGCGGCTGAAATATGAGCGGGCGGTGCGGGAGATCGACTTCACCAAGAAacggctgcagcaggagctggaggacaAGCTGGAGGTGGAGCAGCAGGGCAAGAGGCAGCTGGAGCGGAGG CTGACGGACCTGCAGGCAGATAGCGAGGAGAGCCAGCGGGcgctgcagcagctgaagaagAAGTGCCAGCGCCTGGCTGCGGAGCTGCAGGACACCAAGCTGCACCTCGAGGGCCAGCAAGGACGCAACCACGACCTGGAGAAGAAGCAGCGGAG GTTCGACAGCGAGCTCTCGCAGGCACACGAGGAGGCGCAGCGGGAGAGGCTGCAGCGGGAGAAGCTGAGCCGCGAGAAGGACGTGCTGGTGGCTGAGGTCTTCGGCCtcaagcagctgctggag GACAAGGACTCGGACATCACGGGGCTGACGCAGAAGGCAGAGGCGCTGGAGGCCGAGCTGCAGGACATCTCCTCCCAGGAGTCGAAGGACGAGGCGTCTCTGGCCAAGGTGAAGAAGCAGCTGCGGGACCTGGAGGCGAAGGTCAAAgaccaggaggaggaactggaCGAGCAGGCTGGCACCATCcagatgctggagcag GCCAAACTGCGgctggagatggagatggagcgGCTGCGGCAGACCCACGCCAAGGAGGTGGAGAGCCGCGACGAGGAGGTGGAGGAGATTCGGCAGTCGTGCCAGAAGAAG CTGAAGCAGATGGaggtgcagctggaggaggagtaCGAGGACAAGCAGAAGGTGCTGAGAGAGAAACGGGAGCTGGAGAGCAAGTTATCTGCCGTCAGCGAGCAG GCCAACCAGCGGGACTTCGAGACGGAGAAGCGCCTACGCCGGGACCTGAAGAGGACGAAGGCGCTGCTGGCCGACGCGCAGATCATGCTGGATCACCTGAAGAACAACGCGCCCAGCAAGAGGGAGATCACCCAGCTCAAGAACCAG CTGGAGGAGTCAGAGTTCACCTGTGCGGCCGCCGTCAAGGCCCGCAAGTCGATGGAGGTGGAGATTGAAGACCTCCACCTGCAGATCGATGACCTGGCCAAGGCCAAGGCAGCG ctggaggagcagctgagccGGCTGCAGCGGGAGAAGAACGAGGTGCAGAGTCGGCTGGAGGAGGACCAGGAGGACATGAACGAGCTGATGAAGAAACACAAGGCGGCTGTGGCCCAG GCATCCCGGGACCTGGCACAGATGAACGACCTccaggcacagctggaggaggtcagcaaggagaagcaggagctgcaggagaag CTGCAAGgcctgcagagccagctggagTTCCTGGAGCAGTCCATGGTGGACAAGTCGCTGGTGAGCCGGCAAGAGGCCAAGATCCGCGAGCTGGAGACCAGGCTGGAGTTCGAGCGGACGCAAGTCAAGCGCCTGGAG AGCCTCGCCACGCGGCTGAAGGAGAACATGGAGAAGCTGACGGAGGAGCGGGATCAGCGCGCGGCTGCCGAGAACCGGGAGAAGGAGCAGAACAAGCGGCTGCAGCGGCAGCTCCGTGACGTCAAGGAGGAGATGGGCGAGCTGGCCAAGAAGGAGGCAGAGGCCAGCCGCAAGAAGCATGAGCTG GAGATGGACCTGGAGAGCCTGGAAGCCGCCAACCAGAGCCTGCAGTCGGACCTGAAGCTGGCCTTCAAGCGCATCGGGGACCTGCAGGCAGCCATTGAGGACGAGATGGAGAGCGACAGCAACGAGGACCTCATCAACAG TTTGCAGGACATGGTGGCAAAgtatcagaaaagaaaaagtaaact TGACGGCGACTCGGACGTGGACTCGGAACTGGAGGAGCGCGTGGACGGCGTGAAGTCCTGGCTCTCCAAGAACAAAGGCTCCTCCAAAGCGCTCTCGGATGATGGCAGCCTGAAGGGCAGCAg GTCAGCCCTGCCGGACGGTCCCGAAGGCGAGGAGCGGCCGGTGTCGGTGTTGAGCTGCCTCAGCTATAGGAAGCGGCCAGGCCTCAAGGACTCCATAGGCGGCTGTGGGGACGAGCAGACGCTCTTCAGCGCGCTTGGCGAGCGACCGCCTTCCCCTGAGCGCGCTGCCCGTagggcggcccggggcggcgaGCCCGAGGACCGGGCGGCCGTCATCGCCCGCGCCTTTGCTGACGCCAGCGGCCGGGCTCGGCAAGGGCTGGGCAAGCGTTGGTCCCTCTCGGCCGCCGATGGCGAGAAAGCCTCCGTCGCCTCCGCCCCGGTGAGCCGGGCCTCCTCCGCCTCCTGGCGCGGGCTGGAGGACGGGGACGAAGGGGATGAGGGGTGCTCGGTGCTGAGCTTCGCCCTCTCCAGCCCCGGGAGCTTGCGGAGCCGGCGCGGGGGGCCTGAGGGTCGCCCCGAGTCGCGGCTCTCCCTGGCCCGCAGCCgcctggaggaggcagaggaggggtcCCGCGGGCAGCCCCCCCTGGGGCGCAGCTTCTCTgtgcccccccggccccgcagcgccACTTCTGAGGACGGGGGTCCCGGGGACGCCCGCCCTGTGGGGCACCGCTCCTACCTCGACCCTGACCTGGAAGCCGCCATCCAGGAGGTGCTGAGCTACCgcccgccgcgggccgggggctgctccagccccgagGCCGACTCGGGGGACGACGGCCGGAGCGTGCGGAGCGTGTGGAGCGTGCGGAGCGCGGCCCCCCTGGGTGCCGCCGACCGCCCCCCCGGCAGCCTCCGCCGCTCTGCATCTGCCCTCGACTTCTCCCGGCGTGCCTGCCGGCGCCGCAGCAGCTCGGGCTCCtccgaggaagaggaggagcgGAAGAAGAAGAGTGCCAAGAAGCATGCCAAGAAGGCTAAGAAGAAAgccaagaagaagaagaagaagaagcagcagtCATCATCTGACTCGGCTTCCTCCTCCGATTCCTCCTCCGATTCCTCCTCCGGCTCCACCAGCTCCTACCGCAGCACCTCCAGCGTCAAGAAGGGCCCGCAGGTGGCAGGGAGTGAGGAGCCGGGACACCCCGGCCGgggcaagaaggaggagaagcagcgGAAGAAGCAGGTTGACAGCCTGATGATGAAGTACCTGTACCGGCCCGAGAGCGACTGA